In Parachlamydiales bacterium, a single window of DNA contains:
- a CDS encoding phosphatase PAP2 family protein translates to MLLAIRKHGRWLIPLLLFIAYTPWSGEIDLALTKQFYNHDGVGDNRFMQSPWILFVFNWGVMSGWLVIAFCFIFLLYSYITKKCLEWRKAAWVPILVLAIGSGLIVHAVLKDNWGRPRPKQVIEFGGNQEFRPYYKPYFNNPQISKSFACGHCSIGFFFFAVALIGERMRRRKLEIFGYVAALAAGGVLSYIRIAQGGHFFSDVVVSALIMWFTSLIICWLVFRQKEELCTD, encoded by the coding sequence ATGTTGTTGGCAATAAGGAAGCATGGGCGTTGGCTGATCCCTTTGCTGCTGTTTATAGCATACACTCCTTGGTCAGGAGAAATTGATCTAGCTTTGACGAAGCAATTCTACAATCATGATGGAGTTGGCGACAACCGTTTTATGCAAAGCCCCTGGATTTTATTTGTATTTAACTGGGGAGTGATGTCGGGATGGCTTGTCATCGCATTCTGTTTCATTTTTTTACTTTACAGTTATATCACAAAAAAGTGTCTCGAGTGGAGAAAAGCTGCGTGGGTGCCTATCCTTGTGCTTGCCATCGGGAGCGGACTTATAGTACATGCAGTACTTAAAGACAATTGGGGACGTCCCCGGCCTAAACAAGTTATTGAATTCGGGGGAAATCAAGAATTCCGGCCCTACTATAAACCCTATTTCAATAACCCTCAGATTTCCAAATCTTTTGCCTGCGGTCATTGCTCAATAGGCTTCTTTTTCTTTGCCGTAGCGTTGATTGGTGAGAGAATGAGAAGAAGGAAATTAGAAATATTCGGTTATGTTGCCGCCTTGGCTGCCGGAGGAGTACTTTCTTATATACGTATCGCCCAAGGGGGACATTTTTTTAGCGATGTGGTAGTATCAGCTTTGATCATGTGGTTCACATCTCTCATCATCTGTTGGTTGGTATTCCGTCAGAAGGAGGAATTATGCACGGATTAA
- the lexA gene encoding transcriptional repressor LexA yields MHGLSARQRDIVTFIESFVTHYGHAPSYREIGSHLKLSSLGTIHKHIQTLTKKGVIKTLPRQGRSLTLIEAIPPIKTNSSGAMTLPLMGYVRACHPIEMLPVPQHITVPSSMINTNQTTYLLRAKGESLHEELIADGDLILVEAREPCCDGETIICVVNSTDTMIKRYFEENAYIRLEGTSARHYPILVKQSDIRVLGIVTGLLRLYT; encoded by the coding sequence ATGCACGGATTAAGTGCTCGTCAAAGGGATATAGTCACCTTTATAGAGTCTTTTGTCACGCACTATGGGCATGCTCCCAGCTACCGTGAAATTGGCAGCCATCTTAAGCTTAGTTCTCTAGGAACAATCCACAAACATATTCAGACACTGACTAAAAAGGGTGTCATCAAAACCCTGCCTCGCCAAGGTAGAAGTTTAACCCTGATTGAAGCTATTCCTCCGATAAAAACAAATTCTAGCGGAGCGATGACCTTGCCCTTAATGGGTTATGTCAGAGCATGCCATCCCATAGAGATGCTGCCTGTTCCCCAGCATATCACTGTGCCTTCCTCTATGATCAACACCAATCAAACAACATATCTTTTAAGAGCAAAGGGAGAAAGCCTGCACGAAGAGTTGATTGCTGACGGAGATCTTATTTTAGTAGAAGCCCGAGAGCCTTGCTGCGATGGCGAAACCATCATTTGCGTGGTCAACAGCACAGACACGATGATCAAACGTTATTTTGAGGAAAATGCCTATATCCGGCTTGAAGGGACTAGTGCACGGCATTACCCCATTCTGGTAAAGCAATCCGATATACGTGTTTTAGGCATTGTCACTGGTTTGCTGCGACTGTATACCTAG
- a CDS encoding phosphatidylcholine/phosphatidylserine synthase gives MKKVYLLPNIITAFALSCGLFAIFKMSMIEAGNVSYADLTFVVGILLIAAFADVIDGAIARILKAQSEFGEIFDSLSDAITFGVAPSVVILKTLSVPPGTDMSYFITAAAMIFSICGVLRLARFNSSLHAAPANQEQDKSKNFTGLPIPAGAAAALSGNLFLISPEFSNLVTISPETRTWILFGMFIVLGYFMISRWKFPSVKSLHIRVASFQLVFLTVLSAVFVFYGILHHFAVVFFVISWTYVVTAWVLSMIRVISGKRSQMLIDYEPDPDDLEG, from the coding sequence ATGAAGAAAGTATACTTGCTGCCTAACATTATTACTGCATTCGCCCTTTCCTGCGGTCTTTTCGCTATTTTTAAAATGAGCATGATCGAAGCAGGAAATGTCTCTTACGCTGATTTGACGTTTGTGGTGGGAATCCTATTGATCGCCGCTTTTGCAGATGTCATTGACGGAGCCATAGCGCGTATCCTTAAAGCACAAAGTGAATTCGGAGAGATCTTCGATTCTCTTTCGGATGCGATTACCTTCGGTGTAGCTCCTTCAGTAGTCATCCTAAAGACGCTTTCGGTTCCGCCTGGAACTGATATGTCCTATTTCATCACCGCGGCTGCAATGATATTTTCTATTTGCGGGGTCCTCAGGCTTGCCCGTTTTAATTCTTCTTTACATGCTGCCCCTGCCAATCAGGAACAAGATAAGAGTAAAAATTTTACCGGGCTCCCTATCCCTGCCGGCGCAGCAGCAGCACTTTCGGGTAATCTTTTTCTGATTTCTCCCGAATTTAGCAATCTGGTCACTATCTCACCTGAGACACGTACGTGGATACTCTTCGGGATGTTTATCGTTCTTGGCTATTTCATGATCAGCCGTTGGAAATTCCCTAGCGTAAAGAGCCTGCATATCAGGGTCGCTTCGTTTCAGCTTGTTTTCCTCACTGTTCTTTCTGCCGTATTTGTGTTCTATGGAATTCTCCACCACTTTGCCGTCGTCTTCTTTGTCATCTCATGGACGTATGTAGTAACAGCATGGGTGCTTTCGATGATAAGGGTGATCAGTGGGAAACGTTCTCAGATGCTGATCGATTATGAGCCAGATCCGGATGATTTAGAAGGCTAG
- a CDS encoding M4 family metallopeptidase, with protein MGKDNYDPANLFARQTAYQQTYQNPLQDRPEQCSIVSTYEGRNVRNGCGLVSTINLKNLAEKQGFEQIAHDSLNFRQHGLDLVHKHQSVAVVKEAVGVDPSRAVLAFLKQAVAKPFETIMGSLPDVSKIDLKTYNAAGVEREPRLQTLNSLLDTEEKSKHLEENHAALNIRSILTVFASYSWFSHDNRGSPVKIVFNYGTDLLNAMFTGTALVFGRFKNSPYFGSSLDDNNVAGHEFTHQVIDNIAQLVYSRQPGALNEHFADVFGLISDFLRNKLSIEQAEAEDKLRMGDLFIKDLNNIKYSLRSFSNPGEALGNGKNAHPLLGEDIQPDNLTYMKDTDEDEGGVHIYSGALNRAFYLAAKQLGDYNWWGLGAVWFLTLFRLDPNASFDQFKEEIVKSAEQLFGEGRVKSAIVNAFIVVGLYDNNFSDPSQFMQVPNPR; from the coding sequence ATGGGTAAAGATAACTATGATCCAGCCAACTTATTTGCGCGTCAGACAGCCTACCAACAAACTTATCAAAACCCTCTTCAAGATAGACCGGAGCAGTGCTCTATAGTTTCCACCTACGAAGGCAGAAATGTAAGAAATGGTTGTGGACTCGTCTCTACCATCAACTTAAAAAACCTCGCGGAAAAACAAGGTTTTGAACAAATTGCTCATGATTCGCTAAACTTCCGTCAGCATGGCTTAGATTTAGTTCATAAGCATCAATCTGTTGCAGTAGTTAAAGAAGCTGTAGGAGTGGATCCCTCCCGTGCGGTGTTAGCTTTCTTGAAGCAAGCTGTCGCTAAGCCTTTTGAAACAATCATGGGTTCATTGCCGGATGTAAGTAAAATCGACCTTAAAACATACAATGCCGCCGGCGTCGAAAGAGAGCCACGACTTCAAACCCTAAATTCTCTTTTAGATACAGAAGAAAAATCTAAGCATTTGGAAGAAAACCATGCAGCACTAAATATACGGTCTATTCTCACTGTATTTGCATCTTACAGCTGGTTTTCTCACGACAACAGGGGCAGCCCGGTAAAAATTGTATTCAACTACGGAACCGACCTTCTAAACGCGATGTTCACAGGAACTGCTCTAGTTTTTGGAAGATTCAAAAATAGCCCTTATTTTGGAAGCTCTCTAGACGATAATAACGTTGCAGGGCACGAGTTTACGCACCAAGTCATTGATAACATTGCACAACTTGTCTATTCGAGACAGCCCGGAGCATTAAACGAACACTTTGCTGACGTTTTTGGATTAATATCTGATTTTCTAAGAAATAAACTTAGTATCGAACAAGCTGAAGCAGAAGATAAACTCCGCATGGGCGACTTATTCATTAAGGATCTTAACAACATAAAGTACTCATTAAGATCATTTTCCAATCCTGGTGAGGCATTAGGTAATGGCAAAAATGCTCATCCGCTCTTAGGGGAAGATATCCAACCGGACAATTTGACCTATATGAAAGATACAGATGAGGATGAAGGCGGTGTACATATCTATTCAGGGGCTTTAAATAGAGCATTCTACCTTGCAGCAAAACAGCTGGGCGACTACAACTGGTGGGGCCTAGGTGCAGTTTGGTTCCTTACTCTATTCCGGTTAGACCCCAATGCAAGCTTTGACCAATTCAAAGAAGAAATTGTAAAATCCGCCGAACAACTTTTTGGGGAAGGAAGAGTGAAAAGTGCTATCGTAAATGCCTTTATTGTTGTGGGCTTATATGATAATAATTTCAGTGATCCGTCACAGTTTATGCAAGTACCTAACCCTCGTTAA
- a CDS encoding ABC transporter ATP-binding protein: MSTSPLPKTLPSFFWHFIRRRAGTFFFMQLLFLAWSLDLALWPVIIGKLLDGLEAIASHRQDLWSSLHTLIYYALALWIGVQIALRIAGYMWASLVPKMEAEVRMEMFEYVHGHSHHYFSENLSGSVAYNINLMVMSFTTMLDIVVTAFLPTAGLIAIAAVLFFNISFAFAAIFIGWIVIHMYTSILMAPACCIAAQEHSQVKANLQGSIVDSLSNYISVKLFAHEDAERSYIDKKQQKEIKVYQYSEKVSLNVITWLGIITFLGAGIGLHGYILYAWKQGWATLGEVIFAINTTWSAVTMTWWVGTSIPQVFNLWGACRQALTTIQVAHDIVDSPEAVELEVSHGEIAFEGVSFGYPEKQLFDNKTLIIHHGEKIGLVGYSGAGKTTFIQLILRFFNVEHGRILIDGHDISNATITSLRKNIAVIPQDPQLFHRSLMDNIRYGRLEATDEDVIHASKLAHCHEFIEKLPEQYQTVIGKKGIKLSGGQKQRVAIARAFLSKARILILDEATSALDSKTEAEIQESLNKLMQGRTTLVIAHRLSTLRGLDRILVFHEGKIVEQGSHAALIATGGVYSNMWKLQSGGLMPDAFPQDFEEKTPDII; the protein is encoded by the coding sequence ATGTCAACATCTCCTTTGCCTAAAACCCTACCCTCCTTTTTTTGGCATTTTATAAGACGAAGGGCAGGGACTTTTTTCTTTATGCAGCTGCTCTTCCTGGCATGGTCGCTAGACCTCGCCCTCTGGCCTGTTATTATAGGAAAACTGTTAGATGGATTAGAGGCGATAGCTTCCCACCGACAAGACTTATGGTCATCCCTGCATACTCTCATCTACTATGCTTTAGCTTTATGGATCGGTGTTCAAATAGCTCTTCGCATCGCCGGTTATATGTGGGCTTCGCTTGTTCCTAAGATGGAAGCGGAAGTCCGCATGGAAATGTTTGAATATGTTCACGGCCACTCACACCACTATTTTAGCGAAAACCTTTCCGGCAGTGTAGCCTACAATATCAATCTGATGGTGATGAGCTTTACCACCATGCTGGATATTGTAGTAACAGCATTCTTGCCTACTGCCGGGTTGATAGCTATTGCCGCAGTTCTCTTCTTCAATATCTCTTTTGCCTTCGCGGCCATATTCATTGGGTGGATAGTCATCCATATGTACACCAGCATACTCATGGCCCCTGCCTGCTGCATAGCCGCCCAAGAACACAGCCAAGTCAAGGCCAATTTGCAAGGCAGCATCGTTGATAGTTTGTCAAATTATATATCGGTCAAGCTTTTTGCCCATGAAGATGCTGAAAGAAGCTATATAGATAAAAAACAGCAAAAAGAGATCAAAGTCTATCAATATTCAGAAAAAGTCTCCCTTAATGTCATCACATGGCTTGGTATTATTACTTTTCTCGGTGCGGGCATCGGCTTGCACGGTTATATTTTGTATGCGTGGAAGCAAGGCTGGGCCACTTTGGGAGAAGTCATCTTCGCTATCAATACGACATGGAGCGCCGTGACAATGACGTGGTGGGTGGGAACTTCCATCCCGCAAGTGTTCAATCTATGGGGAGCCTGCCGCCAGGCCTTAACGACCATACAAGTAGCTCACGATATTGTGGACAGCCCCGAAGCAGTTGAACTTGAGGTATCGCATGGCGAGATTGCATTTGAGGGTGTTTCATTTGGGTATCCGGAAAAACAACTGTTTGATAATAAGACGCTTATAATTCATCATGGAGAAAAGATAGGACTTGTAGGCTATTCAGGGGCAGGGAAGACCACTTTTATTCAACTCATCCTCCGCTTCTTTAACGTAGAACATGGCCGCATCCTCATCGATGGCCATGATATCTCGAATGCTACTATCACTTCATTGCGCAAAAATATTGCAGTCATCCCGCAAGATCCCCAACTATTTCACCGCAGCCTAATGGACAACATCCGCTATGGCCGCCTGGAAGCTACCGATGAAGATGTCATCCACGCCTCCAAATTAGCTCACTGCCATGAATTTATCGAGAAACTTCCAGAACAATACCAGACTGTTATCGGAAAAAAAGGCATTAAACTTTCCGGCGGCCAAAAGCAGCGTGTCGCCATCGCTCGGGCCTTCCTCTCAAAAGCCCGGATCCTCATCTTGGATGAGGCAACCTCCGCCTTAGACTCAAAAACAGAAGCAGAAATCCAGGAATCGCTTAATAAACTCATGCAAGGAAGGACAACATTAGTCATCGCACACCGTTTATCCACCCTGCGTGGATTAGACCGCATTTTAGTTTTCCATGAAGGGAAAATCGTTGAACAAGGCTCTCACGCTGCACTCATAGCAACAGGCGGGGTATATTCTAATATGTGGAAACTGCAGTCCGGAGGCCTTATGCCTGATGCCTTTCCGCAAGATTTTGAAGAAAAAACTCCAGATATTATTTGA
- a CDS encoding ABC transporter ATP-binding protein: protein MIETGTFTNQSAAAPAQPTTPKDFVWAVVKRHWLGLVLMQIFWLGWALDTTLWPIIFGELTDLITTHSEGPREIWPLLSQPIIWGIILWIGLEISYRLGGIIMAYALPRFEADMRMSMFNYVQGHSHRFFANHLAGTVANKIADMTQNVHEIVRLLVTLIIPSIVAVLIATVLFFFVNPFFAAMLIFWMAIHVGICVYFMKGCGKRSQVHGEARSTLSGMLVDSLSNHLTVKLFGRQFFERNFIGAYQREEQNKNRHALFYIEKMKIAIAIACFICSGLGINGYMLYSWQQGTISTGEVVFIFNTVWNITSMAWMVGLELPRLFTSLGLCRQALTVIDVPHDVVDSTEAAELEVEHGDIQFNNVTFSYGKDPLFENLSLNIRPGQKVGLVGFSGAGKSTFAHLILRYYDVDSGNITIDGQNIADVSQASLHRQIAMIPQDATLFHRTLMENIRYGRSDATDEEVFAAAKLAHCHEFIKELPEGYNTLVGERGVKLSGGQRQRLAIARAMLADAPILILDEATSALDSVTERYIQQGLTYLMRNRTTIVVAHRLSTLTDMDRILVFSRGKIIEDGTHEGLLARNGHYATLWNMQVGGFLPDYESGKSYA, encoded by the coding sequence CTCTCTGGCCCATCATCTTCGGAGAACTCACAGATCTCATCACCACACATAGCGAAGGACCGAGAGAGATCTGGCCACTCTTATCCCAACCCATCATCTGGGGCATCATCCTATGGATTGGTCTGGAAATAAGCTATAGGCTAGGCGGCATCATTATGGCCTATGCCTTGCCCCGTTTTGAAGCAGATATGCGGATGTCTATGTTCAATTATGTTCAAGGGCATTCACACCGCTTCTTTGCCAACCACCTTGCCGGAACCGTTGCTAATAAAATTGCTGACATGACTCAAAATGTACACGAAATTGTCCGTTTACTTGTCACTTTAATTATACCTTCGATTGTAGCTGTCTTAATAGCAACGGTTCTATTTTTCTTCGTTAACCCTTTCTTCGCTGCCATGCTGATATTCTGGATGGCTATTCATGTAGGCATATGCGTGTATTTTATGAAAGGATGCGGTAAACGCTCCCAAGTGCATGGGGAAGCGCGTAGTACCCTTTCAGGGATGCTAGTAGATAGCTTATCCAACCATCTCACAGTCAAGCTTTTCGGCCGTCAATTTTTTGAACGCAATTTCATCGGCGCCTACCAAAGGGAAGAACAGAATAAAAACAGACATGCTCTGTTCTACATCGAAAAAATGAAAATTGCCATTGCCATAGCCTGCTTTATATGTTCAGGATTAGGCATCAATGGTTATATGCTCTACTCCTGGCAGCAAGGGACCATCTCTACGGGAGAAGTTGTTTTTATCTTCAACACTGTATGGAATATTACCTCTATGGCCTGGATGGTTGGCCTTGAACTTCCGCGGTTATTCACTTCCTTGGGCCTTTGCAGGCAAGCTCTCACAGTCATTGATGTCCCTCATGATGTTGTAGATAGCACTGAGGCGGCAGAGCTAGAAGTCGAACACGGCGACATCCAATTTAACAATGTGACCTTCTCCTATGGCAAAGACCCTCTATTTGAAAACCTCTCTTTAAATATACGCCCGGGACAAAAAGTAGGCCTCGTCGGATTTTCCGGCGCAGGCAAAAGCACTTTTGCCCATCTCATCCTTCGTTATTACGACGTAGACTCCGGTAACATTACTATTGATGGACAAAACATTGCTGATGTTTCCCAAGCCTCCCTCCACCGTCAAATCGCGATGATCCCTCAAGACGCCACCCTCTTCCATCGTACCCTAATGGAAAATATCCGCTACGGAAGATCCGACGCTACAGACGAAGAAGTCTTCGCTGCCGCTAAACTCGCCCACTGCCACGAATTTATTAAAGAATTACCCGAGGGATATAACACTCTCGTCGGAGAAAGGGGAGTTAAACTCTCTGGAGGACAAAGACAACGCCTGGCCATCGCACGCGCTATGCTCGCCGATGCACCTATCCTTATCCTAGATGAAGCGACCTCTGCGTTGGATTCCGTCACTGAACGATATATACAACAAGGGTTGACCTATCTAATGCGCAACCGCACAACGATTGTCGTAGCTCACCGCCTCTCTACTTTGACCGATATGGACCGTATCCTGGTCTTCTCCCGTGGGAAAATTATCGAGGACGGAACACATGAAGGCTTGCTTGCCCGCAATGGACATTATGCAACTTTATGGAATATGCAAGTCGGCGGTTTCTTGCCTGACTACGAGAGCGGTAAAAGTTATGCCTAG